One window of Anaerolineales bacterium genomic DNA carries:
- a CDS encoding cytochrome C — MAKKTRNIILAIIIIGVALFVIIQLVPYGKDHANPLVVSEPNWDSQQTHDLARRACFDCHSNETIWPWYSNIAPVSWLVYHDVEEGRNRFNLSDWQNSSPPDAGEFSEVISESEMPPFQYLLMHSSAKLSAVEKEQLITGLQKSLGK, encoded by the coding sequence ATGGCAAAGAAAACCAGGAACATCATTTTGGCGATCATCATTATTGGTGTGGCCCTTTTTGTGATCATCCAGCTGGTACCTTACGGCAAGGATCATGCGAATCCTCTCGTGGTCAGTGAACCGAATTGGGACAGCCAGCAAACCCACGACCTGGCCAGGCGTGCCTGCTTTGATTGCCACAGCAACGAGACGATTTGGCCCTGGTACTCAAATATTGCCCCAGTATCTTGGCTAGTCTATCATGATGTAGAAGAAGGGAGAAACCGGTTTAATTTATCTGATTGGCAGAATTCTTCTCCACCCGATGCAGGTGAATTCTCAGAAGTGATTTCTGAAAGCGAGATGCCGCCCTTCCAATATCTGCTCATGCATTCATCTGCCAAGCTGAGCGCGGTTGAAAAAGAACAGCTAATCACCGGTCTCCAAAAATCCCTCGGTAAATGA
- a CDS encoding 6-phospho-beta-glucosidase, which translates to MKLAIIGAGGVRTPLLVQSILKRQARLGITELSLMDIDAERLELIGALTSPIEDSPDTRFHITRTTDPCLALSAADFVITTFRVGGIESRVIDETVPLKYGVLGQETTGPGGFAMGLRSIPVLLDYVRLMHDVCPGAWLINFANPSGMLTEAVIRHGNWPRIVGICDGPSSIHELIAAVLGKSPQDVHPDYFGLNHLGWIHSITTDNHDRLPELMELIKSMGTVPGMPFDADFITSLGMIPNEYCYYYYYNKQAVNNILQAGESRGEQVARENLKLFAALKEKHQAQDFDGMQSLYHEYLERRGSSYMVKETGRSHDLSFLPPNILAPIGLEGYAGVALNLIEALNSSAPMVQIINIANHGAIPTLDDQDVVEIPVLVSTDHIQPMPVGNIPPHCMGLIQQVKEYEHLTIQAAVENSYYKALLALTIHPLVRDYSIARLILDEYLAQHRSYFPSLH; encoded by the coding sequence GTGAAGCTCGCCATCATCGGTGCAGGAGGGGTACGAACTCCCCTGCTCGTTCAATCAATCTTGAAACGACAGGCTCGCCTCGGTATCACCGAGCTTAGCCTGATGGATATTGACGCTGAGCGGCTGGAATTGATCGGAGCGCTCACATCACCCATTGAGGATTCGCCAGACACCAGGTTCCATATCACCCGTACCACTGATCCGTGTCTCGCCCTATCCGCTGCGGATTTCGTGATCACCACCTTCCGCGTAGGTGGAATCGAATCGCGTGTCATCGATGAGACGGTGCCGCTAAAGTACGGTGTTCTCGGCCAGGAGACTACTGGTCCGGGTGGTTTCGCCATGGGCCTTCGCTCGATTCCCGTGCTTTTGGATTACGTCAGGCTGATGCATGACGTCTGCCCAGGGGCATGGCTGATCAACTTCGCCAACCCATCTGGAATGCTCACCGAAGCAGTCATCCGTCACGGCAATTGGCCTCGCATCGTCGGCATTTGCGATGGGCCATCGAGTATCCACGAATTAATAGCTGCGGTATTGGGAAAAAGCCCTCAAGATGTTCACCCGGATTACTTCGGACTGAACCACCTCGGCTGGATTCACAGCATCACCACAGACAATCACGACCGTCTGCCAGAATTGATGGAATTAATCAAATCAATGGGCACCGTGCCGGGAATGCCATTTGATGCGGATTTCATCACCAGCCTGGGGATGATCCCAAATGAATATTGTTATTACTATTACTACAACAAACAGGCAGTCAACAATATCCTCCAGGCAGGTGAAAGCCGTGGCGAACAGGTTGCTCGAGAAAATCTCAAGTTATTCGCAGCATTGAAAGAAAAGCATCAGGCTCAGGATTTCGATGGGATGCAATCGCTTTACCATGAGTATCTGGAACGGCGGGGCAGCAGCTACATGGTAAAGGAGACCGGTAGGTCACATGACCTGTCATTTCTTCCGCCAAATATCCTCGCGCCGATCGGTTTGGAAGGATATGCCGGTGTAGCCCTAAATCTCATTGAAGCATTGAATAGTTCTGCACCGATGGTTCAAATAATTAATATTGCTAACCATGGTGCCATCCCCACACTCGATGACCAGGATGTCGTGGAAATACCAGTACTTGTCAGTACTGATCATATTCAACCGATGCCGGTTGGCAATATCCCGCCACATTGCATGGGCCTCATCCAGCAGGTCAAGGAATATGAGCATCTGACCATCCAGGCAGCAGTGGAAAATTCTTATTACAAAGCGCTCCTGGCTCTGACCATTCATCCCCTGGTGCGCGATTATTCTATCGCCAGGTTGATCCTGGATGAATATCTTGCCCAGCACCGATCGTATTTCCCGAGCTTGCACTAG
- the glpK gene encoding glycerol kinase — MKKYIAAIDQGTTSTRCILFDHAGLIVHAAQREHQQIYPQPGWVEHDPCEIWERTCQVIQEVLAVSKVQPSEIEAIGVTNQRETTLVWDRLTGKPLSNAIVWQDTRTKEICDQLAADGGQDRFRSRVGLPLTTYFSGPKLRWLLDHVHGLRQAAEQGQALFGNIDTWLIWWLTGGPDGGVHVTDVTNASRTMLMNLATIDWDDEVLQVIKIPKKMLPNIRASSHDSAYGVASSTGPFQANIPICGDLGDQQAAMIGQACFSPGEAKNTYGTGCFMLMNTGAHPVQSQKGLLTTLAYRFGQNPPTYALEGSVAITGALVQWMRDNLGLIQKSADIEILARSVEDSGGIYFVPAFSGLYAPYWRSDARGVIVGLTRYINKGHLARAVLEATAYQSREVLEAMEVDSGVKLRSLKVDGGMVGNDLLMQFQADILGVEVVRPQVAETTALGAAYAAGLAVDFWDSLDDLRANWQVSHTWEPAMDETKRAALYKGWLKAIQRTFDWVE; from the coding sequence ATGAAAAAGTATATTGCTGCCATCGACCAGGGGACTACCAGCACGCGTTGCATCCTCTTTGATCATGCTGGGCTTATCGTACATGCTGCACAGCGTGAGCACCAGCAGATCTACCCCCAACCTGGCTGGGTCGAGCATGACCCATGCGAAATTTGGGAGCGTACCTGCCAGGTTATCCAGGAAGTCCTGGCTGTCAGCAAGGTGCAGCCGAGCGAGATTGAAGCTATCGGGGTGACCAACCAGCGCGAGACCACCCTGGTGTGGGACCGGCTGACTGGGAAACCTCTATCCAACGCCATCGTCTGGCAGGACACCCGCACGAAAGAAATCTGTGATCAGCTTGCTGCAGATGGAGGGCAGGACAGGTTCAGATCCCGTGTGGGATTGCCACTCACCACCTACTTCTCCGGTCCAAAACTCCGTTGGCTGCTGGATCATGTTCACGGCCTGCGTCAAGCTGCGGAGCAAGGTCAGGCGTTGTTTGGCAACATCGACACCTGGCTGATCTGGTGGCTGACCGGCGGTCCGGATGGTGGCGTGCATGTGACCGATGTGACCAATGCAAGCCGTACCATGCTAATGAACCTGGCAACCATTGATTGGGATGACGAAGTCCTGCAGGTAATCAAGATTCCCAAAAAGATGTTACCCAATATTCGAGCCTCCAGCCATGACTCAGCCTACGGGGTTGCCTCCAGCACAGGCCCATTCCAGGCAAATATTCCCATCTGTGGTGACCTGGGGGACCAGCAAGCAGCCATGATTGGCCAGGCTTGTTTCAGCCCTGGTGAAGCGAAAAACACCTACGGAACGGGTTGTTTTATGTTAATGAACACTGGGGCTCACCCGGTCCAATCTCAAAAAGGGTTATTAACCACACTGGCATATCGATTTGGTCAAAATCCTCCCACCTACGCCTTGGAAGGTTCCGTAGCCATCACTGGGGCGTTGGTCCAGTGGATGCGCGATAACCTGGGTTTGATTCAAAAGTCAGCGGATATTGAAATCCTGGCCAGATCGGTTGAAGATAGTGGCGGGATCTATTTTGTACCGGCATTTTCCGGATTATACGCGCCCTACTGGCGGTCAGATGCCAGGGGAGTGATCGTTGGCTTGACCCGATATATCAATAAAGGCCACCTGGCCAGGGCAGTCTTGGAAGCTACTGCCTACCAGAGCCGCGAGGTTTTGGAAGCGATGGAAGTAGATTCTGGGGTCAAGCTACGCAGCCTTAAAGTTGATGGCGGCATGGTAGGCAACGACTTGTTGATGCAATTTCAAGCTGATATCCTGGGTGTAGAGGTTGTCCGGCCTCAAGTAGCGGAAACGACAGCCCTGGGAGCTGCATACGCAGCCGGTTTAGCAGTTGATTTTTGGGATAGTCTTGACGATTTACGTGCTAATTGGCAGGTCAGTCATACCTGGGAACCGGCAATGGATGAAACCAAAAGAGCGGCTCTTTACAAAGGCTGGTTAAAAGCGATCCAGCGAACTTTTGATTGGGTAGAGTAG
- a CDS encoding MFS transporter, translating into MKSSSRYRWVVVAIFFLFTLLHQADKLLIGPMTEIIIQDFNITMTQMGLVSTGALIVGAIFYPIWGYLYDRFARPKLLALASFIWGATTWLNAIAPTYSAFLVTRSSTGIDDSSYPGMYSLISDYFGPKLRGKVYGLLQFTQPLGYLVGMVLGLLLAGVIGWRGVFYITGSLGVLMAFVIFFGVKDVPRGQSEPEMAGVEIQGQYKFSLRTAGRLFTKPSLLILFIQGFFGVFPWNAITIWFFYYLGSERGFDSNTQLIVMVIAVLVLAIGYPIGGTLGDFFFKRDRRGRLYVSMVGVLLGAIFLYFCLNVPNEDVLLFTIMLALTALFMPWASPNVISTVYDITLPEVRSTALSIQYLIESAGAATAPLIVGLIADQSSLKNAFLIICIATWVLCAGFFVVTSLFIRKDISVLRDEMSRRAEQEKSHQPGLEEVA; encoded by the coding sequence ATGAAATCTTCATCAAGATACCGTTGGGTAGTGGTAGCAATCTTTTTCTTATTCACCCTTCTGCACCAGGCAGATAAGCTCCTGATCGGACCAATGACGGAGATTATCATCCAGGATTTCAATATCACGATGACCCAGATGGGTTTGGTTTCTACCGGCGCTTTGATCGTTGGTGCCATTTTTTATCCGATCTGGGGCTATTTATACGACCGCTTCGCCCGGCCAAAATTGCTGGCCTTAGCATCGTTTATCTGGGGTGCCACCACCTGGTTGAATGCCATCGCTCCTACGTATTCTGCTTTTCTGGTCACGCGCTCATCGACCGGTATCGACGATTCCAGCTATCCCGGCATGTACAGCCTGATATCTGATTATTTCGGTCCAAAACTACGCGGTAAGGTCTATGGTTTATTACAATTTACCCAACCCCTGGGATACCTTGTGGGCATGGTGCTTGGTCTGCTGCTGGCGGGTGTTATTGGTTGGAGAGGGGTATTCTATATCACTGGCTCATTAGGCGTGCTCATGGCGTTCGTAATCTTCTTCGGAGTCAAGGACGTTCCCCGCGGGCAAAGTGAACCCGAAATGGCCGGTGTTGAAATCCAGGGCCAGTATAAGTTCAGCTTGCGAACAGCCGGTAGACTGTTTACAAAACCCAGCCTGTTGATCCTGTTTATCCAGGGTTTTTTCGGCGTCTTCCCCTGGAACGCCATCACCATCTGGTTTTTCTATTATCTTGGCTCCGAACGGGGTTTTGACTCTAACACACAACTGATCGTAATGGTCATTGCGGTGCTTGTCCTGGCGATCGGTTATCCGATCGGTGGCACCTTGGGCGACTTCTTCTTCAAACGTGATCGGCGCGGTCGATTGTATGTATCCATGGTCGGTGTGCTCCTGGGAGCAATCTTCCTTTACTTTTGTCTGAACGTACCCAATGAAGATGTGCTCCTGTTCACCATCATGCTGGCTCTGACTGCCCTGTTCATGCCTTGGGCATCGCCGAACGTAATATCAACGGTTTACGATATCACCCTGCCAGAAGTTCGCAGTACTGCCCTTTCCATCCAATATTTGATTGAATCAGCCGGTGCAGCCACAGCACCATTGATTGTCGGCCTGATCGCTGACCAGTCTTCACTAAAAAATGCATTCTTGATCATCTGCATCGCCACCTGGGTATTGTGCGCTGGCTTCTTCGTAGTTACCTCCTTATTTATCCGCAAGGATATCAGCGTATTACGCGATGAGATGTCGCGCCGTGCTGAGCAGGAAAAAAGCCACCAGCCAGGCCTCGAGGAAGTCGCCTAA
- a CDS encoding anaerobic glycerol-3-phosphate dehydrogenase subunit C yields MRLPSSIDNCAGNTTFQRSPVISLDQCIKCNICTTACPVSAVTDLFPSPKYEGPQAERFRLPSQLSPDQSVDYCTGCRVCNMVCPNGVKIAELNARARAAMVKSGKVPLRLRLRNNLVARAELLGKVGLPIAPVANTLLSLKPARQFAEFALSIHHDAPLPSFSRHRFTTWFHKRQNPLRSARKVVYFHGCSTQYYEPRVGRAAVQVLERNGFEVIVPAQNCCGLPLLSNGEFPAARRYLQSNVRHLVEYARQGIPIIGTSTSCSLTLKEEAPELLDMHDEDTRLVAENTYDFNEFMLSLLDQGLLDTDLSPIPYTLVYHIPCQYRGHRIGKPGLPLLGLIPGLNIIDSRADCCGIAGTYGYKKEKYAISMDIGQPLFDFITHSYPESPLVVCDSETCRWQITHATGKPAIHPVELLAQSYGIGAITGLITS; encoded by the coding sequence ATGAGACTGCCTTCTTCGATCGACAACTGCGCTGGTAATACTACCTTTCAACGATCACCGGTCATTTCACTGGATCAATGCATCAAGTGCAACATATGCACCACGGCTTGCCCTGTATCGGCAGTGACCGACCTGTTCCCCAGTCCCAAGTATGAAGGCCCGCAAGCTGAACGCTTCCGTTTACCAAGCCAGTTATCACCTGATCAATCCGTGGATTATTGTACCGGTTGCCGGGTATGTAACATGGTCTGCCCGAATGGAGTGAAGATCGCCGAGTTGAATGCCCGGGCACGTGCCGCCATGGTGAAAAGCGGCAAGGTTCCCCTCCGATTGCGATTGCGGAATAACCTGGTTGCCCGGGCTGAGCTGCTTGGGAAGGTTGGCCTACCCATCGCTCCTGTTGCGAACACCCTGCTTTCCCTAAAACCTGCCCGCCAGTTCGCTGAATTTGCTCTCTCCATCCACCACGACGCACCCTTGCCTTCCTTTAGCAGGCACCGTTTCACGACCTGGTTTCACAAACGCCAAAACCCCCTGCGTTCAGCTAGAAAAGTTGTCTACTTCCACGGGTGTTCTACCCAATACTACGAGCCACGCGTCGGTAGGGCTGCCGTTCAGGTCTTGGAGCGCAACGGTTTTGAGGTTATCGTGCCAGCCCAAAACTGTTGCGGTCTTCCGCTGCTATCCAACGGGGAATTTCCCGCTGCCCGCAGGTATCTTCAGAGCAACGTCCGTCACCTGGTTGAGTATGCCCGCCAGGGGATACCGATTATCGGCACCTCGACGAGTTGTTCGCTGACCTTGAAAGAAGAAGCCCCAGAGCTGCTGGACATGCATGACGAAGACACCCGGCTGGTCGCAGAGAACACTTATGACTTCAATGAATTCATGTTATCTTTGTTGGATCAAGGTCTGCTCGATACCGACTTAAGTCCGATCCCCTATACCCTGGTTTACCATATCCCCTGTCAGTACCGTGGCCACCGCATCGGTAAACCTGGCCTGCCCTTGTTGGGCTTGATCCCCGGGCTAAACATCATCGATAGCCGCGCAGATTGCTGTGGCATCGCTGGCACGTACGGCTATAAAAAAGAAAAGTATGCCATATCAATGGATATCGGCCAACCACTATTCGATTTCATAACCCATTCCTACCCTGAGAGTCCGCTCGTAGTATGTGATAGTGAAACCTGCCGCTGGCAGATCACTCACGCCACCGGGAAACCGGCAATTCACCCGGTCGAGCTGCTGGCACAGTCTTACGGCATTGGTGCGATTACCGGTTTGATCACATCTTAA